In a single window of the Cucumis melo cultivar AY chromosome 11, USDA_Cmelo_AY_1.0, whole genome shotgun sequence genome:
- the LOC103496306 gene encoding DNA polymerase zeta processivity subunit isoform X1, translating to MDSRDIKVPPQGEIIQILGDFLEVAITSIVFLKGIYPSGAFERRRYMNAVVQKARNPELQDYIHSTVSGLLPFIQKGLVERVAVIFFNSDNVQLERFVFKLTVNQSYESKVENSDLEFALRAFLIKLSVSEPLTKVLPPDCKWEITAYFQTLPSSSTSKNAESWIPTDTKQWQQPPVITPIKSMTSRPLNLQLYLEHPSLSEPNHYE from the exons ATGGACTCGAGAGACATTAAAGTACCACCTCAAG GTGAGATTATTCAGATTCTAGGTGATTTTTTGGAGGTGGCCATTACATCAATTGTCTTCCTCAAAGGCATTTACCCTTCTG GTGCTTTTGAAAGAAGGAGGTACATGAATGCGGTTGTGCAGAAAGCTCGAAATCCTGAGCTGCAGGATTACATCCACTCAACTGTTTCAGGGCTACTACCTTTCATCCAAAAG GGACTGGTGGAGAGGGTGGCGGTTATATTTTTCAACAGTGATAACGTCCAACTGGAGAGATTTGTTTTCAAGCTCACAGTGAACCAGTCTTATGAATCAAAAGTTGAAAATTCCGACCTGGAGTTTGCCTTGCGAGCATTCTTGATCAAGCTCTCTGTCTCAGAACCTCTAACCAAGGTTCTTCCTCCTG ATTGCAAATGGGAAATAACTGCCTACTTCCAAACACTCCCAAGTTCCAGTACAAGTAAGAATGCAGAATCATGGATCCCAACAGATACCAAACAATGGCAACAACCACCAGTAATCACCCCCATCAAGTCCATGACCAGCCGGCCTCTGAATTTGCAGTTGTATCTAGAACACCCTAGCTTATCTGAGCCAAATCATTATGAATAA
- the LOC103496306 gene encoding DNA polymerase zeta processivity subunit isoform X2: MFCEIIQILGDFLEVAITSIVFLKGIYPSGAFERRRYMNAVVQKARNPELQDYIHSTVSGLLPFIQKGLVERVAVIFFNSDNVQLERFVFKLTVNQSYESKVENSDLEFALRAFLIKLSVSEPLTKVLPPDCKWEITAYFQTLPSSSTSKNAESWIPTDTKQWQQPPVITPIKSMTSRPLNLQLYLEHPSLSEPNHYE; the protein is encoded by the exons ATGTTTT GTGAGATTATTCAGATTCTAGGTGATTTTTTGGAGGTGGCCATTACATCAATTGTCTTCCTCAAAGGCATTTACCCTTCTG GTGCTTTTGAAAGAAGGAGGTACATGAATGCGGTTGTGCAGAAAGCTCGAAATCCTGAGCTGCAGGATTACATCCACTCAACTGTTTCAGGGCTACTACCTTTCATCCAAAAG GGACTGGTGGAGAGGGTGGCGGTTATATTTTTCAACAGTGATAACGTCCAACTGGAGAGATTTGTTTTCAAGCTCACAGTGAACCAGTCTTATGAATCAAAAGTTGAAAATTCCGACCTGGAGTTTGCCTTGCGAGCATTCTTGATCAAGCTCTCTGTCTCAGAACCTCTAACCAAGGTTCTTCCTCCTG ATTGCAAATGGGAAATAACTGCCTACTTCCAAACACTCCCAAGTTCCAGTACAAGTAAGAATGCAGAATCATGGATCCCAACAGATACCAAACAATGGCAACAACCACCAGTAATCACCCCCATCAAGTCCATGACCAGCCGGCCTCTGAATTTGCAGTTGTATCTAGAACACCCTAGCTTATCTGAGCCAAATCATTATGAATAA
- the LOC103496306 gene encoding DNA polymerase zeta processivity subunit isoform X3, translated as MFCAFERRRYMNAVVQKARNPELQDYIHSTVSGLLPFIQKGLVERVAVIFFNSDNVQLERFVFKLTVNQSYESKVENSDLEFALRAFLIKLSVSEPLTKVLPPDCKWEITAYFQTLPSSSTSKNAESWIPTDTKQWQQPPVITPIKSMTSRPLNLQLYLEHPSLSEPNHYE; from the exons ATGTTTT GTGCTTTTGAAAGAAGGAGGTACATGAATGCGGTTGTGCAGAAAGCTCGAAATCCTGAGCTGCAGGATTACATCCACTCAACTGTTTCAGGGCTACTACCTTTCATCCAAAAG GGACTGGTGGAGAGGGTGGCGGTTATATTTTTCAACAGTGATAACGTCCAACTGGAGAGATTTGTTTTCAAGCTCACAGTGAACCAGTCTTATGAATCAAAAGTTGAAAATTCCGACCTGGAGTTTGCCTTGCGAGCATTCTTGATCAAGCTCTCTGTCTCAGAACCTCTAACCAAGGTTCTTCCTCCTG ATTGCAAATGGGAAATAACTGCCTACTTCCAAACACTCCCAAGTTCCAGTACAAGTAAGAATGCAGAATCATGGATCCCAACAGATACCAAACAATGGCAACAACCACCAGTAATCACCCCCATCAAGTCCATGACCAGCCGGCCTCTGAATTTGCAGTTGTATCTAGAACACCCTAGCTTATCTGAGCCAAATCATTATGAATAA